One Candidatus Peregrinibacteria bacterium DNA segment encodes these proteins:
- the tnpA gene encoding IS200/IS605 family transposase: MKKLRKSSHAVFICDYHLVWPTKYRRKIFNEGVLAFLQEVMKDIPKYYPELVVKEVNTDLDHVHILISIPPQIAVGEVVRIIKANTARELNIKFPFLRKVYWGTRSIWSAGYFASTVGINEEVIRKYIQQQGEEDAGQAQLELG; the protein is encoded by the coding sequence ATGAAGAAGCTACGAAAAAGCTCACACGCAGTTTTCATCTGTGACTATCACTTAGTTTGGCCGACCAAATACCGTCGGAAGATATTCAACGAAGGTGTGTTGGCTTTTCTGCAGGAAGTGATGAAGGATATTCCGAAGTACTATCCGGAACTGGTGGTGAAAGAGGTAAACACGGATTTAGACCATGTACATATTTTAATTTCCATACCTCCACAAATAGCAGTGGGAGAGGTGGTGAGAATAATAAAAGCCAACACAGCTCGTGAGTTGAACATAAAGTTTCCGTTTCTTAGAAAAGTGTACTGGGGGACGAGAAGTATTTGGTCGGCAGGTTACTTTGCCTCCACAGTTGGGATTAACGAGGAGGTCATTCGAAAGTATATCCAACAACAGGGCGAAGAAGATGCGGGCCAAGCGCAGCTTGAACTAGGCTGA
- a CDS encoding transposase: MYQMLTDEQFKLIQPYFPKPRKPEKIPLKRCMDAICYVLKTGCAWRQMPYDYREKENDWHTIYTRYKRWSESGLFGQMLRALEVADVLQVRIAFLDSTTNRAHHSAAGAMKKGATSVRPK, encoded by the coding sequence ATGTACCAGATGCTAACGGATGAACAGTTCAAACTGATCCAGCCTTATTTTCCAAAGCCCAGAAAGCCTGAAAAGATTCCACTGAAACGTTGCATGGATGCCATTTGTTATGTACTTAAAACAGGGTGCGCATGGAGACAAATGCCCTACGATTACAGAGAAAAAGAGAATGACTGGCACACGATTTATACAAGATACAAACGGTGGAGCGAATCTGGACTTTTTGGACAAATGCTTAGAGCACTTGAAGTAGCAGATGTACTTCAAGTGCGAATAGCTTTCCTGGACAGTACAACAAATAGAGCGCACCACAGTGCAGCGGGAGCCATGAAAAAAGGGGCCACAAGCGTTAGGCCGAAGTAG
- a CDS encoding ABC transporter ATP-binding protein: MVLGFFFNHLQDHGLEDYKGALLILATYPLLQFLFWVFHGTARVIERTNAYYILKNFRTDLFDTLTGLPLKWHKDNHSGGTMSRLEKASAALKGFSDEGFMYHEVIVKFLGSLIALFVISLYTGLVLLGFGFLAALVIFRFDKLLLLYTKQINEKFHLYDATFYDYVLNMQTVITLRLEKLARNETVNRIFSALPIWKKNAKVNEVKWFLLTMVVAFSMFISISLYLYGQVSAGQVLLLGTLVALYEYVQRFLGVFFDLAWKYENLVHYTADIDSIEPIWQASKAFGVRKTLGMIPSDWKNIACISSTKMKLITSTH; encoded by the coding sequence ATGGTTTTGGGATTTTTCTTCAACCACTTGCAGGACCATGGTCTTGAAGATTACAAAGGTGCATTGTTGATTTTGGCGACGTATCCGCTTTTGCAGTTTTTATTTTGGGTTTTTCATGGAACGGCACGAGTGATAGAACGAACCAATGCGTACTATATTTTGAAAAATTTTAGAACGGATCTTTTTGATACTTTGACGGGGCTTCCACTCAAGTGGCACAAAGACAATCATTCTGGCGGAACCATGAGTCGACTTGAAAAAGCATCAGCGGCACTCAAGGGTTTTTCGGATGAAGGATTTATGTACCATGAAGTGATTGTGAAGTTTCTTGGTTCACTCATCGCGCTTTTTGTCATCTCTCTTTACACAGGTCTTGTACTCTTGGGCTTTGGCTTTTTGGCTGCATTGGTCATCTTTCGCTTCGATAAACTTTTGCTCCTTTACACCAAGCAGATCAATGAAAAGTTCCATCTCTACGATGCAACTTTTTATGATTACGTTTTGAACATGCAGACCGTCATCACGCTTCGACTCGAGAAACTTGCGAGGAATGAAACGGTAAACCGTATTTTTTCAGCACTTCCCATTTGGAAAAAGAACGCCAAAGTGAATGAAGTGAAATGGTTTTTGCTCACGATGGTGGTTGCTTTTTCCATGTTTATTTCCATTTCGCTGTATCTTTATGGCCAAGTTTCGGCGGGTCAGGTTTTACTGCTGGGAACCTTGGTGGCGCTTTACGAATACGTGCAAAGGTTTTTGGGTGTTTTCTTTGACCTGGCCTGGAAGTATGAAAACCTAGTTCACTATACGGCTGATATCGACTCGATTGAGCCAATATGGCAGGCGAGCAAAGCCTTTGGGGTGCGAAAAACGCTTGGAATGATCCCTAGCGATTGGAAAAATATTGCCTGTATTTCAAGTACGAAGATGAAGCTCATCACAAGCACACATTGA
- a CDS encoding GIY-YIG nuclease family protein, whose product MSHFVYMLRCCDGSLYTGTAADVQQRLHAHNTLKSGAKYTRSRRPVELIYKEECADLSAARKREAEIKRMTREEKRSLVGLT is encoded by the coding sequence ATGAGCCACTTTGTCTACATGCTTCGGTGTTGTGACGGCAGCTTGTACACCGGCACTGCGGCAGATGTGCAGCAGCGTTTACACGCGCACAATACTTTGAAATCGGGGGCCAAGTACACGCGATCGCGGCGGCCAGTGGAATTGATTTACAAAGAAGAGTGTGCAGATTTGAGCGCGGCGCGGAAACGAGAGGCGGAGATCAAACGGATGACGAGGGAGGAGAAAAGGAGCTTGGTGGGACTTACGTGA
- a CDS encoding ABC transporter ATP-binding protein translates to MKLRRGERIAFVGESGSGKSTMMSLLRGLSEPNRVQVVVDGVTVGGLRSLSDLVTLIPQDPEIFENTIEYNITAGIRHKKIEVEEVVKMARFDAVLRRLPSGLKTSIKEKGVNLSGGEKQRLALARGLFAAKKSSIVLLDEPTSSVDPANELGIYDNIFEQFKDKCLVSSVHRLHLLPKFDKIYLFRSGAVVAEGTFAELLKKSPDFKKAWSLYRKSKGVRQ, encoded by the coding sequence TTGAAGCTTCGTCGTGGAGAACGCATTGCTTTTGTGGGCGAAAGTGGCAGTGGGAAAAGCACGATGATGAGTTTGCTGAGAGGCTTGAGTGAGCCAAACCGAGTTCAGGTTGTTGTGGATGGCGTAACAGTTGGAGGCCTTCGCAGCTTGTCTGATCTTGTCACCCTGATACCGCAAGACCCTGAAATTTTCGAGAATACCATTGAATACAATATTACGGCCGGTATTCGTCATAAAAAAATTGAGGTGGAGGAGGTGGTAAAAATGGCTCGATTCGATGCCGTTTTAAGGCGACTCCCCAGTGGGCTTAAGACCAGCATCAAAGAGAAGGGGGTAAATCTTTCTGGTGGAGAGAAGCAAAGACTTGCTTTGGCGCGTGGGCTTTTTGCCGCGAAAAAAAGCAGCATTGTCCTCTTGGATGAGCCGACCAGTAGTGTTGATCCCGCCAATGAACTGGGCATTTATGACAATATTTTCGAACAATTCAAGGATAAATGTCTCGTCTCTTCCGTTCACCGTCTGCATCTTTTGCCTAAGTTCGATAAGATTTATTTGTTTCGGTCTGGGGCAGTTGTTGCTGAAGGGACTTTTGCTGAACTGCTTAAAAAAAGTCCTGACTTCAAAAAAGCATGGAGCCTTTATAGGAAGTCTAAGGGAGTGCGTCAGTAA
- a CDS encoding ABC-F family ATP-binding cassette domain-containing protein, with protein MSHTETLLSFDNVSFGYDDKKPLLDSVNFNVRQGSKITLMGQNGAGKSTIFQLINRSLKPKSGVVNTVPKLTVATSHQVMKPGDRELTVLEFFQKQFKEKRHDLPKYIDQVLEVVNLKAPHDRIVKSFSGGQQARLLLAAALIQDPDLLLLDEPTNNLDPAGIEHLTQFLINYGKTVMVISHDADFLNSFTQGVLYLDVFTHKVEQYVGNYYDAVAAIEARREKENMKNAQMAKGILKNKEQANTFAHKGGKLRLVAKKMRDKAEEMEAAMVDVRREDKTIRDFEIPVQADLSGELMKLTSVKVIKHHQPTILKVDMSLRKKEHLLLSGPNGIGKSTLLEALASGKAEGAFIKPEVRIGYYRQDFSTLNFENTVREELLQAMKKSGQEVKEEKMRMTAAGFLITKEWINAKIGTLSEGQKGLVALTSLVLMEPGLLILDEPTNHINFRHLPVIAEALDKYEGAMILVSHIPEFVWQIRIDHTLELDR; from the coding sequence ATGTCTCACACGGAAACCCTACTCAGTTTCGACAACGTTTCGTTTGGCTACGATGACAAAAAGCCACTGCTCGACAGTGTGAACTTCAATGTACGACAGGGAAGCAAGATCACGCTCATGGGTCAAAATGGAGCCGGTAAAAGCACCATTTTCCAACTCATCAACCGGAGTTTGAAGCCGAAAAGTGGGGTGGTGAATACGGTGCCTAAGCTCACCGTGGCCACTTCTCATCAGGTGATGAAGCCGGGGGACCGCGAACTCACGGTGCTCGAATTTTTTCAAAAGCAGTTTAAAGAAAAACGGCATGATTTGCCCAAATACATCGATCAAGTTTTGGAAGTGGTGAACTTGAAGGCGCCTCACGATCGCATTGTGAAGTCGTTTTCTGGCGGTCAGCAAGCACGTCTTTTGCTCGCGGCTGCCTTGATCCAAGACCCGGACCTTTTGCTACTCGACGAGCCCACGAACAATTTGGATCCGGCGGGGATTGAGCATCTCACTCAATTTCTTATCAATTACGGAAAAACAGTGATGGTGATTTCACATGATGCAGACTTTTTGAACAGCTTTACTCAGGGGGTTTTGTACTTGGATGTATTCACGCACAAAGTCGAACAATATGTGGGAAATTATTATGATGCGGTGGCGGCGATTGAGGCACGACGTGAAAAGGAAAACATGAAAAACGCTCAAATGGCGAAGGGAATTTTGAAGAACAAAGAGCAGGCCAATACGTTTGCTCATAAAGGGGGAAAACTTCGTTTGGTGGCTAAGAAAATGCGTGACAAAGCCGAAGAAATGGAGGCGGCCATGGTGGACGTGCGCCGCGAAGACAAGACCATCCGTGATTTTGAAATTCCTGTGCAAGCGGATTTGTCCGGTGAACTCATGAAGCTCACGTCTGTGAAAGTCATCAAGCATCATCAACCTACGATCCTAAAAGTGGACATGTCTCTCCGCAAAAAAGAGCATCTGCTTTTGAGTGGGCCGAATGGAATTGGGAAAAGCACGCTGTTGGAGGCGCTCGCAAGTGGAAAAGCGGAGGGCGCGTTTATTAAGCCCGAAGTGCGCATCGGTTACTATCGACAAGATTTTTCCACTTTGAATTTTGAAAACACGGTGCGTGAGGAACTTTTGCAGGCCATGAAAAAATCGGGTCAGGAAGTCAAAGAAGAAAAAATGCGTATGACGGCGGCGGGATTTTTGATCACCAAGGAGTGGATCAATGCGAAGATTGGAACTTTGTCGGAGGGGCAGAAGGGCCTGGTGGCACTGACGAGCTTGGTTTTGATGGAGCCCGGGCTTTTGATTTTGGATGAGCCCACGAACCACATCAATTTCCGTCATTTGCCGGTGATTGCTGAGGCGCTGGATAAGTACGAAGGCGCAATGATTTTGGTGTCGCATATTCCGGAATTTGTATGGCAGATTCGCATCGATCATACGCTGGAACTGGACAGATGA
- a CDS encoding helix-turn-helix domain-containing protein, protein MFILKGKGYSLRAIAKSLKRSVSTVSDELKRNEVNGSYNPKKAQQKSYVRRRSARFQGKKVAMNKKLRDFVEEKLRDDISPAAISGRLKCQEGALPFASKDSIYRFLKAPMEELWSMNVSRKQNIEERGPKYFQNFRTERS, encoded by the coding sequence ATATTCATACTGAAGGGGAAAGGATATTCGCTCAGAGCTATCGCTAAAAGTCTGAAGAGAAGTGTTTCAACTGTTTCAGATGAACTCAAACGTAATGAAGTGAATGGCAGCTATAACCCGAAGAAAGCACAGCAGAAAAGCTATGTACGAAGGCGCTCCGCTCGCTTTCAAGGGAAGAAAGTTGCAATGAACAAGAAATTGAGAGATTTCGTAGAAGAAAAACTAAGAGATGATATTTCTCCAGCCGCTATTTCTGGGAGACTCAAATGCCAAGAGGGAGCTCTTCCTTTTGCCTCCAAAGACAGTATTTATCGCTTCCTAAAAGCCCCTATGGAAGAGCTTTGGAGTATGAACGTGAGCAGAAAACAAAACATCGAAGAAAGAGGCCCAAAGTACTTTCAAAACTTTCGGACAGAACGTTCATAA
- a CDS encoding IS30 family transposase, translating to MEYEREQKTKHRRKRPKVLSKLSDRTFINERPNRIEMREDVGDIEGDFIVSGKTGKGSLLVAVDRKLRVSFLEKIFPVTIEEVHEAFLRIQKRFPELQSMTTDNDILFQKHKELEKLLGIKIYFCHPYHSWEKGTVENTNKIIRKDIPKGSDISKYSKAFIQRLEEKLNRRPLKCLNYLTPKEALLVHREITKLKKS from the coding sequence TTGGAGTATGAACGTGAGCAGAAAACAAAACATCGAAGAAAGAGGCCCAAAGTACTTTCAAAACTTTCGGACAGAACGTTCATAAATGAGCGTCCTAACAGAATAGAAATGAGAGAAGATGTGGGAGACATTGAAGGAGATTTCATAGTTTCAGGGAAAACGGGAAAGGGTTCACTTTTGGTTGCTGTGGACAGGAAACTAAGAGTTTCATTTCTTGAAAAGATCTTCCCAGTGACGATTGAAGAAGTTCATGAGGCTTTTTTGCGAATCCAAAAACGTTTTCCAGAGCTTCAAAGCATGACTACGGACAATGATATTCTCTTCCAGAAACACAAGGAATTGGAGAAGCTGCTGGGCATTAAAATCTACTTTTGCCACCCTTATCATTCATGGGAAAAGGGCACAGTGGAAAACACGAATAAAATCATTCGGAAAGATATTCCTAAAGGCAGTGATATTTCAAAATACAGTAAAGCTTTCATTCAAAGGCTTGAAGAAAAACTCAATCGTAGACCGCTCAAGTGTTTGAATTATCTCACCCCAAAAGAAGCTCTTTTGGTGCACCGCGAAATCACAAAACTCAAAAAATCCTAA
- a CDS encoding S24/S26 family peptidase: MKKGILLSLLALILTGCSSGELELFVVNGSAMEPTFKNGDYVLVDKEDGNFALNEVVIYTNARGDIILGRITEIAGEIYEISPDNEELGVNTEAYLSTSEEKIIGPATLCSGGFFRCGLKAL, encoded by the coding sequence ATGAAAAAAGGTATTCTACTCAGTTTACTTGCACTTATACTCACGGGCTGTAGTTCAGGTGAGCTAGAACTTTTTGTTGTAAACGGCTCCGCCATGGAACCGACTTTTAAAAATGGGGACTATGTTTTGGTGGATAAAGAGGATGGGAACTTTGCTCTGAATGAGGTGGTGATCTATACCAATGCTCGTGGAGACATTATTTTGGGACGCATCACTGAAATTGCAGGAGAAATTTATGAAATCAGTCCCGACAACGAAGAACTTGGGGTGAATACGGAAGCGTATTTATCCACGTCTGAAGAGAAGATTATTGGGCCAGCAACTTTGTGTTCCGGGGGCTTCTTCAGGTGTGGGTTGAAGGCTTTATAG
- a CDS encoding transposase — protein sequence MHMIAGDPDHGMHFVLTGGEVSDVKVGKQILRDYSFPKTVDHLAMDKGYSCYKVLELCKEKGITPVVPPKAKMKFPWEYNKNIYAYRNEIERLFHRMKNHRRISTRYDKLDLMYASFISLCLVALLLKVLC from the coding sequence ATTCACATGATTGCTGGAGATCCAGATCATGGGATGCACTTTGTTTTAACAGGTGGTGAAGTGAGCGATGTGAAAGTTGGAAAACAAATTTTGAGAGATTATTCGTTTCCAAAAACAGTAGATCATTTGGCTATGGACAAAGGTTATTCATGCTACAAAGTTCTGGAGCTGTGCAAAGAAAAAGGCATAACTCCAGTCGTTCCTCCAAAGGCAAAAATGAAATTTCCGTGGGAATACAACAAGAACATTTATGCCTACCGCAACGAGATTGAACGCCTATTTCACCGAATGAAAAATCACAGAAGAATTTCAACTCGCTATGACAAATTAGACCTGATGTATGCCTCCTTTATCTCCCTCTGCCTTGTGGCACTTTTACTCAAAGTCTTATGTTAA
- a CDS encoding ABC-F family ATP-binding cassette domain-containing protein, which produces MSAIFMIFYIKNFQKTTGEISRKQAEIAYEWHNFYKKIPTILYKAFLTYFGPPLEPPSPFPYTAASLNLKMLVAKNLGYETSGGHLFEGLDLSLDGNAKKRVAIVGRNGCGKSTLLKLLLGELEPSDGSVSRSQEVVACLRQDIQFPDMNETVGKYLESKLEEEWMSYQIDIAFDEVRLPEELREQTLSSLSGGQRVRVAIAELLLQDPSILLLDEPTNHLDHTTITWLIGFLQNFKGTVAFVSHDRSFINAVANQIWEISAEQNIEVYTGTYEQFLVQRYERYEKRLADHEFSQREVTELEAWLAENANHPKYKFTATVAQKKKALERMEKKAPPAPVPDPRVKMKSVLTAQPGTLLNLKLNSKSYDGRELLKGLQLKIEQGERILIEGPNGSGKSTLLNILSGTDKAFDGERKLREGTKIGLLGQFSRLDPEKTVLEEFGNNTRIEYSNGRSVLANFLFPAELVDSKIKTLSYGQQRRLEFAILLTNKPDLLLLDEPTNHLDIFLREDLERFLADQEIAMVIISHDSYFIGKIGVTKKVELPSTAGL; this is translated from the coding sequence ATGAGTGCAATTTTCATGATTTTTTACATTAAAAATTTTCAAAAAACTACAGGAGAAATCAGCAGAAAACAAGCAGAAATCGCGTATGAATGGCACAATTTTTACAAAAAAATCCCCACGATTCTTTACAAAGCCTTTTTGACCTACTTTGGTCCACCTCTTGAGCCGCCCAGCCCCTTCCCTTATACTGCCGCCAGCTTAAACTTAAAAATGCTCGTCGCAAAAAATCTCGGCTATGAAACTTCAGGGGGGCATCTCTTTGAGGGCCTAGACCTTTCGCTCGACGGAAATGCCAAAAAACGCGTGGCCATCGTGGGAAGAAATGGCTGTGGGAAATCCACCCTCCTCAAACTGCTGCTCGGCGAGCTCGAACCCAGCGATGGGAGTGTCAGTCGCTCCCAAGAAGTGGTGGCTTGCCTGCGCCAAGACATCCAATTCCCAGACATGAACGAAACCGTCGGCAAGTACCTCGAAAGTAAATTGGAAGAAGAGTGGATGAGCTATCAAATCGACATCGCTTTCGACGAAGTCAGATTGCCTGAGGAACTTCGTGAGCAAACTCTCAGCAGCCTCAGCGGCGGCCAGCGTGTACGCGTCGCTATTGCCGAGCTCCTGCTGCAAGATCCCAGCATCCTGCTTTTGGACGAGCCCACCAACCACCTGGACCACACGACCATCACCTGGCTCATCGGATTCCTTCAAAACTTCAAAGGCACCGTGGCTTTCGTTTCCCACGACCGCAGCTTCATCAACGCCGTCGCCAACCAAATCTGGGAAATCAGCGCGGAACAAAACATTGAAGTCTACACCGGCACTTACGAACAATTCCTCGTGCAACGCTACGAACGTTATGAAAAACGCCTTGCAGACCATGAATTCAGCCAGCGCGAAGTCACTGAATTGGAGGCATGGCTCGCCGAAAATGCCAACCATCCCAAATACAAATTCACCGCGACCGTGGCACAAAAAAAGAAGGCCCTGGAACGCATGGAAAAGAAGGCCCCTCCAGCGCCCGTGCCCGACCCTCGCGTGAAAATGAAGTCCGTGCTCACCGCCCAACCGGGTACCCTTTTAAACCTCAAGCTCAACTCCAAAAGCTACGATGGCCGCGAACTGCTCAAAGGCCTCCAACTCAAAATCGAACAGGGCGAACGCATCCTCATTGAAGGCCCCAACGGCTCCGGAAAATCCACCCTACTCAACATTTTAAGCGGCACAGACAAAGCCTTTGATGGTGAGCGAAAACTTCGCGAAGGCACCAAAATCGGACTGCTCGGTCAATTTTCTCGCCTTGATCCCGAAAAAACAGTGCTCGAAGAATTTGGCAACAACACGCGCATCGAATACTCAAACGGACGCAGCGTACTCGCCAACTTTCTTTTCCCAGCCGAACTCGTCGACTCCAAAATCAAAACCCTCAGCTACGGTCAACAGCGCCGCCTTGAATTCGCTATCCTGCTCACCAACAAACCCGACCTCCTGCTGCTCGATGAACCCACCAACCACCTCGACATCTTCCTACGCGAAGACCTCGAACGCTTCCTTGCGGATCAAGAAATCGCCATGGTGATCATTTCACACGACAGCTACTTCATCGGTAAAATTGGGGTCACGAAGAAAGTTGAGCTTCCCTCGACAGCTGGCCTCTAG